The following proteins are co-located in the Oenanthe melanoleuca isolate GR-GAL-2019-014 chromosome 4, OMel1.0, whole genome shotgun sequence genome:
- the FAM114A1 gene encoding protein NOXP20 isoform X1, which yields MSEDISDGTPSEEKPEVMEMPSNEVLPHESVPQLAEAEILHESSQDQHGQVTQNVSNREEGDILVNENPLTEKLVDSLPSSEETTADMPTECIETVSLDTEPELEETLHEQSNPAADSSSKASRWGAWGTWGKSLLSSASATVGHGITAVKEKAGTTLRIHSGSSASLETAEPPAAETPVTQAEDSLDQSSCENIPSSPTSGSRGIMSAITSAVQNTVSHFSWEKSVLSGGLDALEFIGKTTMNVLAESDPGFKRTKTLMARTVSLSQLLREAKEKEKKRRAQQVTVERTAHYGLLFDEFQGLSHLEALEILSNESEAQIQSHLATLDGEQLETVKNDLIAIKEIFVPKELDDEVVQEPKAGTGEEFVSVLTELLFELHVAATPDKLNKARKKAHEWLEEASLSTPVGVEEELNEKPESPGEEKTQKDNKIEGDKTEVDKSKTVEEIYMLSIESLAEVTARCIEQLHKVAELILHGQEVEKPAQDQAKVLTNLTSAMCNEVSSLSKKFSDSVTAAGSNMKAEVLNPIINSVLLEGCNSTTYIQDAFQLLLPVLQISHIQTSCLKAQELSA from the exons ATGTCTGAAGACATCTCTGATGGCACCCCATCCGAAGAAAAACCTGAAGTAATGGAAATGCCCAGCAATGAAGTATTGCCTCATGAATCAGTACCACAGCTTGCAGAAGCTGAGATCTTGCATGAATCTTCTCAAGATCAACACGGACAGGTCACTCAGAATGTCAGTAATAGAGAGGAAGGAGACATATTGGTTAATGAAAACCCTTTGACTGAAAAACTCGTTGACAGCCTGCCTTCCAGTGAAGAGACAACTGCAGACATGCCCACTGAGTGCATTGAAACTGTAAGCCTTGATACAGAACCTGAGTTGGAAGAAACACTGCATGAGCAAAGCAATCCA gcTGCAGACTCCTCATCTAAAGCAAGTAGATGGGGAGCTTGGGGTACCTGGGGAAAGTCTCTCCTGTCATCAGCTTCTGCCACAGTGG GTCATGGGATAACAGcagtaaaggaaaaagcaggaacTACACTAAGAATTCATAGTGGAAGTTCAGCATCTCTGGAAACAGCTgagcctcctgcagctgaaaCACCAGTTACTC aAGCAGAAGATTCTCTGGACCAAAGCTCTTGTGAGAACATTCCTTCTTCTCCTACATCTGGATCTCGTGGCATTATGTCAGCTATCACTAGCGCTGTACAAAACACAGTGAGTCATTTTAGCTG GGAAAAAAGTGTATTATCTGGAGGCTTAGATGCTTTGGAATTTATTGGGAAGACAACCATGAATGTCCTTGCAGAAAGCGATCCTGGATTTAAAAGAACCAAAACACTGATGGCAAGAACAGTCTCACTGTCTCAG CTGTTGCGAGAAgccaaagaaaaagagaagaagaggcGGGCCCAGCAAGTTACAGTTGAAAGAACAGCACATTATGGACTACTTTTTGATGAATTCCAAGGTTTGTCTCATCTTGAAGCTCTGGAAATCCTGTCAAATGAAAGTGAAGCTCAG ATTCAGTCACATTTAGCAACACTTGATGGAGAACAGTTGGAGACCGTGAAAAATGATTTAATTGCTATAAAAGAGATCTTTGTTCCAAAGGAATTAGATGATGAAGTGGTGCAGGAGCCAAAAG CAGGTACGGGAGAAGAGTTTGTCAGCGTGCTCACAGAACTGCTGTTTGAATTGCATGTTGCTGCTACTCCTGACAAACTAAATAAG GCTAGGAAAAAAGCTCATGAATGGCTGGAAGAAGCCAGTTTGTCCACCCCAGTAGGTGTAGAAGAGGAGCTAAATGAAAAACCTGAATCTCCTGGTGAAGAAAAGACTCAGAAAGACAATAAAATTGAAGGTGATAAAACAGAAGTagacaaaagcaaaactgtGGAG gaaaTCTACATGCTGTCCATTGAAAGTCTGGCTGAGGTAACTGCTCGTTGTATTGAACAGCTTCATAAAGTAGCAGAATTAATTCTCCATGGGCAGGAAGTAGAAAAACCAGCTCAAGATCAAGCAAAAGTACTGACAAA tTTAACAAGTGCCATGTGCAATGAAGTTTCATCTTTATCAAAGAAGTTTTCTGATTCTGTAACAGCAGCTGGG AGCAATATGAAGGCAGAGGTTCTTAACCCCATTATCAATAGTGTGCTATTAGAG GGCTGCAACAGTACTACTTATATTCAGGATGCTTTCCAGCTACTGCTTCCAGTTCTGCAAATTTCCCATATCCAGACCAGTTGTTTGAAAGCCCAGGAATTGTCAGCTTGA
- the FAM114A1 gene encoding protein NOXP20 isoform X2, producing the protein MGSLGYLGKVSPVISFCHSHGITAVKEKAGTTLRIHSGSSASLETAEPPAAETPVTQAEDSLDQSSCENIPSSPTSGSRGIMSAITSAVQNTVSHFSWEKSVLSGGLDALEFIGKTTMNVLAESDPGFKRTKTLMARTVSLSQLLREAKEKEKKRRAQQVTVERTAHYGLLFDEFQGLSHLEALEILSNESEAQIQSHLATLDGEQLETVKNDLIAIKEIFVPKELDDEVVQEPKAGTGEEFVSVLTELLFELHVAATPDKLNKARKKAHEWLEEASLSTPVGVEEELNEKPESPGEEKTQKDNKIEGDKTEVDKSKTVEEIYMLSIESLAEVTARCIEQLHKVAELILHGQEVEKPAQDQAKVLTNLTSAMCNEVSSLSKKFSDSVTAAGSNMKAEVLNPIINSVLLEGCNSTTYIQDAFQLLLPVLQISHIQTSCLKAQELSA; encoded by the exons ATGGGGAGCTTGGGGTACCTGGGGAAAGTCTCTCCTGTCATCAGCTTCTGCCACA GTCATGGGATAACAGcagtaaaggaaaaagcaggaacTACACTAAGAATTCATAGTGGAAGTTCAGCATCTCTGGAAACAGCTgagcctcctgcagctgaaaCACCAGTTACTC aAGCAGAAGATTCTCTGGACCAAAGCTCTTGTGAGAACATTCCTTCTTCTCCTACATCTGGATCTCGTGGCATTATGTCAGCTATCACTAGCGCTGTACAAAACACAGTGAGTCATTTTAGCTG GGAAAAAAGTGTATTATCTGGAGGCTTAGATGCTTTGGAATTTATTGGGAAGACAACCATGAATGTCCTTGCAGAAAGCGATCCTGGATTTAAAAGAACCAAAACACTGATGGCAAGAACAGTCTCACTGTCTCAG CTGTTGCGAGAAgccaaagaaaaagagaagaagaggcGGGCCCAGCAAGTTACAGTTGAAAGAACAGCACATTATGGACTACTTTTTGATGAATTCCAAGGTTTGTCTCATCTTGAAGCTCTGGAAATCCTGTCAAATGAAAGTGAAGCTCAG ATTCAGTCACATTTAGCAACACTTGATGGAGAACAGTTGGAGACCGTGAAAAATGATTTAATTGCTATAAAAGAGATCTTTGTTCCAAAGGAATTAGATGATGAAGTGGTGCAGGAGCCAAAAG CAGGTACGGGAGAAGAGTTTGTCAGCGTGCTCACAGAACTGCTGTTTGAATTGCATGTTGCTGCTACTCCTGACAAACTAAATAAG GCTAGGAAAAAAGCTCATGAATGGCTGGAAGAAGCCAGTTTGTCCACCCCAGTAGGTGTAGAAGAGGAGCTAAATGAAAAACCTGAATCTCCTGGTGAAGAAAAGACTCAGAAAGACAATAAAATTGAAGGTGATAAAACAGAAGTagacaaaagcaaaactgtGGAG gaaaTCTACATGCTGTCCATTGAAAGTCTGGCTGAGGTAACTGCTCGTTGTATTGAACAGCTTCATAAAGTAGCAGAATTAATTCTCCATGGGCAGGAAGTAGAAAAACCAGCTCAAGATCAAGCAAAAGTACTGACAAA tTTAACAAGTGCCATGTGCAATGAAGTTTCATCTTTATCAAAGAAGTTTTCTGATTCTGTAACAGCAGCTGGG AGCAATATGAAGGCAGAGGTTCTTAACCCCATTATCAATAGTGTGCTATTAGAG GGCTGCAACAGTACTACTTATATTCAGGATGCTTTCCAGCTACTGCTTCCAGTTCTGCAAATTTCCCATATCCAGACCAGTTGTTTGAAAGCCCAGGAATTGTCAGCTTGA